In Cyanobacteriota bacterium, the sequence TGGTTGCGCGGCTGCCCTTAGTACAGAAACTGGCAAGATTGGCTTTCTAGGGCCATTGATTAACGATGAAACCCGGCGCTTAGTCTCAGCAGCCTATCTAGGTGCTCGTTACTGTTGGGAAACCTATCGCAACAAGCCAGCCAAGGATTTAAAGTTCAAAGTTACATGGATTGGTTTTTGGTTCAACATTCCCGGTAAAACATTGGATCCAACTAAGGTAGCCACTGATTTCTTCAATGGTGGTTATGATGTTGTCATGTCTGGCATTGACACACCAGAGGCAGCTACTGAAGCCAAGAAAGCTGCTGGCACGGGAAAAAAGGTGAAATTTCTACACTACACACTGAAATCTGGATGTGATTTTGCTCCTGATGTCTGCGTTGGTGTTCCCTACTACAATTGGAGTCCTGCCTACCGCAAATTCACGGAGATGGCAATGAGTGGTAAGTTCACCAGTGAATTCATTTGGGGTGATCCCGACTGGAAGGATCTGAACAACCCAGATACCTCCTACGTTGGCTTTGTGGAGGGTAAGGCACTAACACCAGACAACAAGGCTAATCTAGACAAGTTTATCGCTGGTTTGGGTGATGGTAGCATTAATCTTTACAAGGGGCCACTGAACTTTCAGGACGGCACTCCCTTCTTGAAAGCCGGAGAAACAGCTACGCCACAACAAATCTGGTACATGTCTCAATTGCTAGAAGGCATTGAGGGTGCAAGTAAGTAGTGAACGCGGCCTTGAGCTACAGGACGATATGTTGTGCGGACTGAAGTCCGCACTACGAACAGGATTATTAAACCTATGAAGCTGGGTAGCTGACAGTTGGCTAGCTTGTAGGAACGTCAAGCTTCTTCAGTCGCTAGCACTTCTTCGGTACTACCACGGGTGCGGCGACGAGTAAGCGTGTTAAACAGCATCTGTCCGATCGCCTTAATCAAGTTACCCTCTAGTTCCATGAACATCTTCATATTCATCCCAAAGGCTGCATTGGCTTCATCCACAATGCGATCAGCAGTTGCATCATCCACTGGAAACTCATTCAAGGCTTGCCGATAGGTTTGCTTAAACTGCTTCTCGTCAGGAATGTCCTTAAACTCGTAGAAGGCAGTTCCTTGGCCATCGCTCAAATTCATGGCTCGCTGAGCAATTCCTTTGAGGATTTGCCCACCCGACAAGTCCCCCAAATAGCGTGTATAGGAGTGAGCTGCTAACAGTTCCGGCTCAGTATTAGACACTTCACGGATGCGCTGGATGTAGGCTTGTGCTGCCTCAGAGGGAGCGACTTGGTCACGCCAGTTCACACCATAATAGTAACTGAGATCTTGCTCTAAACTGGCCTTGCGGTTTAGCTCAGGAAAATAGATCTTTGACAAAATCGGATGATGCTGGTGGCGTTCCATCTCTTCTTCCATCGCTGAATAGACAAAATAGAGATTAGCAACCAACTTCCGATAGGAGGTCTTTTCGACCACACCCTTCAAAAAGCACTTGACAAAGCCAACATTTTCCGCCATCGTGTGGGATTTTTTGGTGCCTTCCCGTAATTTTGTTGCTAAGTTGCCACTCATACTAAATAGTTCCGTCTGTATAGGTTGCTGTAGTTAACGTATAAACGTTTGTAACGTCCAATGTGGTTTCATTCCATCAAACGTTACACACCA encodes:
- a CDS encoding BMP family ABC transporter substrate-binding protein codes for the protein MNSTISPSKLSSWFRKLATLTALGLVLGACGGGTSTSSSPTSADASPVASPAGGETFTVGLVLVGPKNDGGWSQAHYEGMEYVTKKLPNVKIEYVDKVNPGDRPNVKGSQVADDLIAKGAKLIIFNSDDLKDDALETAKKHPTVKVVHASGDYAWKEGKNFKNLPNLSNVMPKMEYGRMIAGCAAALSTETGKIGFLGPLINDETRRLVSAAYLGARYCWETYRNKPAKDLKFKVTWIGFWFNIPGKTLDPTKVATDFFNGGYDVVMSGIDTPEAATEAKKAAGTGKKVKFLHYTLKSGCDFAPDVCVGVPYYNWSPAYRKFTEMAMSGKFTSEFIWGDPDWKDLNNPDTSYVGFVEGKALTPDNKANLDKFIAGLGDGSINLYKGPLNFQDGTPFLKAGETATPQQIWYMSQLLEGIEGASK
- a CDS encoding heme oxygenase (biliverdin-producing), encoding MSGNLATKLREGTKKSHTMAENVGFVKCFLKGVVEKTSYRKLVANLYFVYSAMEEEMERHQHHPILSKIYFPELNRKASLEQDLSYYYGVNWRDQVAPSEAAQAYIQRIREVSNTEPELLAAHSYTRYLGDLSGGQILKGIAQRAMNLSDGQGTAFYEFKDIPDEKQFKQTYRQALNEFPVDDATADRIVDEANAAFGMNMKMFMELEGNLIKAIGQMLFNTLTRRRTRGSTEEVLATEEA